One segment of Triticum aestivum cultivar Chinese Spring chromosome 2A, IWGSC CS RefSeq v2.1, whole genome shotgun sequence DNA contains the following:
- the LOC123038318 gene encoding uncharacterized protein: MGWRFKFGGLLVLDLKYLIPTLIFLLYSTVVCRLSFKGGHKEQRWLLGNLQLATKDEVHGDCQLPSIGVYASYRENQICTMPICFMTSVLLSSLTLSVADHVIMVVYNLLMGSSLLDFYLGQKRASHTFEISSDHPVQNRLNLLDKV, encoded by the exons ATGGGGTGGCGGTTCAAGTTCGGCGGCCTTC TCGTCCTTGATCTAAAATATTTAATCCCCACACTGATTTTTTTATTATACAGTACGGTGGTCTGCAGATTATCCTTCAAAGGAGGCCACAAAGAGCAGCGATGGCTTCTTGGTAATCTGCAATTGGCCACAAAGGATGAGGTACATGGAG ATTGCCAGCTACCTTCCATTGGTGTATATGCAAGCTACAGAG AAAACCAAATATGCACCATGCCGATATGCTTCATGACGAGTGTGCTTTTGTCATCCCTCACCCTCTCAG TTGCTGACCATGTGATTATGGTAGTCTACAATTTGCTTATGGGTTCTTCATTGCTTGATTTTTATCTCGGACAAAAGAGGGCCAGCCACACCTTTGAAATAAGCAGCGACCATCCAGTCCAGAACAG ACTGAATCTGCTCGACAAAGTGTGA